The genomic DNA GTAGAATTTGGTGAGAAAAACCACCTACTAAGGTGATAGGTAGTAATAACCAAAATTTAAAATTACTCATTAATTACCTCTGTGATTTTTTAAAGTGGGAAAATCCAGATCCCCGACTTCTCAAATGAGATAAGAAAGAAACCGGGGATGTTCTGATATGGCTAGATATTATTTATCTACAGTGAGGATACCCTCAATTTCTGATAACTTCACCAGACCGGACACATTTTTACCATTAATAATGAAAGAAGGTGTTCCAGAAAGTCCCAGTGTGTTAGCTAGTTGGATATCTTTTTGAATTGCTGTATCTGCTAAATTGCGGTCACGTTTAAATTGTTCTAAATCTAAATTCAAGTTTTTAGCAATATCTAAATATAAACTTTCTCCCAGCTTTTCTTGATTTGCAAATAAAGCATCATGATATTGCCAAAATTTACCTTGTTGTTCTGCTGCATAAGCTGCTTTGGCTGCGGGTAAAGCTTGGTCATGAATTTGAACAAGGGGGAAATTTTTATAAACTAAGGTAAGTTGATTGGGATATTTTGCTAACAAGCTTTTGAGGGTTTTTTGTGCTTCGGCACAATAGGGACATTCAAAGTCAGAAAACTCTAATAGCACAGTTTGAAATTGCTTTGCACCTGTGGTAGGAGAATCACCAATTATAGCTTGAGGATTGCGTCTTAAATCTTGTAAAAAACTTTGTCTTTTTTGTTGAACTTTTTGTTGCTGTTCTTGTTGATATACTTGCACACTTTCGATGATTGCTTTAGGATTTTGACGGATAATTTCTAATACTTGTTGTTCTAATTTGGGGTCAATTTTGATGTCAGCTTGGGCTGGAAATGACCAGCTAAGAAATAAACAAATTAAGCTGATAGTTACCCAGATTTGCAGATTTTTAAAAATTATCAACATGAGAAAATACCCGATAAATACCTTACCTAGATTACTTGAAAGTGGTGACTGTGATTACAATTTGCCAAAAAATTTTACATTGGTGGTAATATTATCAATATTTGTGTTGTTTGTAGATATTATGAGTTAAATTTTTATAAAGTTCTAGATTAGAAAAACGTTATCATAAACAATGCACACAGACACAATATTTTATCAAATCTTCCTCACCTTCCACACTTTATTATTTGAATTACTCGGAGAACCTACAGAAAATGCAGTAGGTTATGAATTTACCTCTGTAGAAGTCAAAGAAAAAGCCTTCCGATTTGATGGAATATTCATGCCAGATAATGTGGAAAAACCCATTTATTTTGTTGAGGTACAATTTCAAAACAAACCAGAATTTTACTGGAAATTGATTACAGAAATCAACATTTATCTCAATCAATATAAACCCAAACAAGATTGGCAAGCTGTAGCTTTATTTGCAAAACGTAGTTTGGATGTGGCAGAATTGACTAATTACCAACAAGAATTGGTTAATAATGGTCGCATCAAACGAATTTATTTAGATGAAATACCATCAGGTTCAATTGGGATGGGGTTAATTGAATTAATTGTCAGTAAAGAAAATCAGGCACCAGAATTAGTCAAAAACTTGATGAACAGAACCAAAACAGAAATTGCCAACAACACAGAAAGAGAAGGTATCATAGATTTATTGGAAACTGTATTGCTGTCCAAGTTTTCACAATTAACCCGTCAGGAGATAGAAGTGATGTTTTTAGTCAATGATATTAAACAAACTAAGGTATATCAAGAAGCGAAGCAAGAAGAAGCAACGAATTTACTTTTGCGTCAGTTATCCAAGCGGTTTGGAAAATTGACAGATAGTTATATCCAAACCATTAGCAATTTGACAATAGAACAGTTAGAAGACTTGGGAGAAGCATTGTTAGATTTTGGGAATATTAATGATTTAGATGAGTGGTTAAAATCCCAAACCTAAAAACTAAATTTAGGTTGGTAAATTTGGGACTTGTAATAAATCTAAACCTCTCTCAAATATTTCATCAATGGGCAACATTTCCCCAGCAGTAGTCATGAATTTATGATCTTTTGTTGCCCTAATTTTTGAACCATCATCTAAACAATATTCATATAATTCTTGGACTCCCCGATGATGCCATTGGGCTATCGGTTGAGTATAAATATTACCATTTTTATCTACGCTAAATACATTACATTCTATCTGCTTTTCGACAATTTCCCCAATGGGTAAAAAGCCATATTCCACTGTTAAAATTTCAGTTTCATAACTTAAACAATATTCGGCAAACTTTAACATATCCGCAAATAGTTGTTCTGCTACTTGCTTTTTCACTCCATTTTTGGTTGACCCATCAATAAACTTTTCTTTTTGTTTCTCCATCTCTGCGACTTTCTTTTTACCCATCGCACGACGCAGTAAGTCGGCTTGTCCTAAAGAATAACCTGCCATATCTTGAGCAATTTTCATAATTTGCTCTTGATACACCATAATTCCATAGGTTTCATTTAATATCGGTTCTAAAATTCCTGTGTCATATTCAATTTCTTCTCTACCATGTTTACGGTTAATAAACTTAGGAATTAGTCCCGCATCTAATGGACCAGGACGGTACAATGCTAAAATAGAAGAAATATCTTCAATGTTAGAAGGTTTCAAATCTCTAACTATTTGCTTCATTCCAGAAGACTCTAACTGAAATACTCCTTCTAAATCGCCTGATTCTAATAGTGAATAAGCTTTTTGTACTTCTTTAGGTAGTGTACTATGTTGCCCTTTGGCTAATATATGTTGTGCTTTTCTTTCTTGTCCAGTAATTTCATCAGGGTCTATTTTATAACCTTTACTTTCTTCAATTAAATCAATGGTTTTTTGAATTAAAGTCAGGTTTCTTAATCCTAAAAAGTCCATTTTTAATAACCCCAATGATTCTAAATCTTCCATAAAATATTGGGTAATTACTGAACCATCATTATTGCGTTGTAAAGGGACAATTTCATCTAATGGTACTGCGGAAATAACTACACCTGCGGCATGAACACCAAAAGTTTTGTTAGTTCCTTCTATGCGCATGGCCATATCTATCCAATGGCGAACATTGGCATCATTATCATATCTGGCTTTAAATTCCGGTTCTGGGGTGTCATCGGAAATCATTACTTTTAATTTTGTTGGTTTTCCCCTGACTACCGGAATCATTTTTGCCATTTTATCCGATTCGCTGTAAGGAACATCTAATACTCTGGCGACATCTTTTAAGACTGCTTTTGATGTTAATCTGTTAAAAGTAATAATTTGGGCGACTCTATCAGCCCCATATTTCTTAGTTACATATTCAATTACTTGATCTCGTTTTTCAATACAAAAGTCTGTATCAATATCAGGCATTGATTTCCGTTCTGGGTTCAAAAATCTTTCAAATAATAAGCCATGATGAACGGGATCAATGTTTGTAATTTTCATGGCATAAGCTACTAATGAACCTGCCGCAGAACCCCGACCGGGACCGACGGGAATGTTATTATCTCTGGCAAATTTGATGTAATCCCACACTACTAAAAAGTAGGTAGAAAAACCCATTTTTTGCAACATTTTTAATTCATATTCTAATCTTTCTTTGTAGACTTGTTCTACTTCGTTGCGAGATTTACGGTTTAATCTTTCTAGTAAACCTTGCCATGCTACTTCTTCGGCGTAGGTATCAGGGGTATGACCGGAAGGGATGTCGGGAGTAGGGATTTTGGGATCATCCATGATGTGATAAGGTTCGACTTTATCGGCTACTTCAACTGTTGTGGCGATCGCCTCTTCTATGACATCATCAGGTAAATGATCCCGAAATAGTAGTTTCATTTCTGCGGCTGATTTGAGATATTCAGTACCGCTATATCGCATTCTTTTATCTTCAGTAATTAGCTTACTGGTTTGAATACAAAGTAAGGCATCGTGTGCTTCAACATCAAAACAAGAAATATAATGGGAGTCGTTAGTGGCAATAAATTTAATGCCTAATTCACGGGCAATTTTGACAATTTCTACATTCACAATTCTGTCTTCTTGTGAACCATGATCTTGAATTTCTAAATAAAAATCTTCACCAAATACTTCTTTGTACCATTTGGCAATTCTTCTCGCTATTTCTGGTCTATTACTAAGTATGGCTTGGGGAATTTCTCCTCCTAAACAAGCGCTGGTGACTATTAAACCTTCATGATATTGTTTGAGTAAATCTTTATTAATACATGGTCGAGCAAATATGCCTTTTCCCTGAAATCCTTGCAAATGCGAAATAGTGGTGAGTTTTACTAAGTTTTTATAACCTTTAGTATTTTTAGCTAAGACAACTTGATGATATTTAGGACGCTTGCGGTCTTGTTTCTCAATGTCACCATTGAGGATATACATTTCATTACCAATAATTGGCTTAATGGTTTTACTACGACAAATTTTAATTAATTCTACAGCACCATACATGACACCATGATCTGTTAAGGCGATCGCTTGCATATCTAATGATATTGCTTGATCTACTAATTCTGGTAACTGACTAGCACCATCTAATAGACTATAATCACTGTGAATGTGCAAAGGTACAAAAGACATAAGTAATTAAAAATTAAAGCTAAAAAATTTAAAACCTAAAAATACTCTAGCAACTTAGTAGTTCTAAGATACTAAAAATTATGGGAACTTTCCCAAGAGAATATTTGAGTGTAGCATAATCAGGAATCATTTAGTAGGGGTTTAGTAGGGGTTTAGCAGTGCTAAACCCTTACAAGAGTTGGAAGCGGGAACAAAAACAAATATTTTCTATTCCCTATCAATTAAGACTGTTGATGGCCTCTAGCATCAGAATGTTGAATCCAGCATCTTTCTAAAAGCTGAATTCTCCAGACTTGCTCAAATCTACGAGGATTCAAAATTAATTTAGTATCACTACTAAATAGGGGTTGGTTCAAATAATCCCACAGAGGAAATTTAATTTTTGTGTGGTTGGAGGTCATGGAATGAAGAAAATATTATAAAATTGCCTGGGCAGTAGTTGGTCTTTTATTTAAAACGTTTATATAATAAATAAGTTCCTACTACTAACACCTTTATCATTCAAGACTAATCCAGTATTTTCGGAATGTCTCCGTAATTATTGCCTAACTTAAAAAAATTTTACTTTGCATCTGTTGATTAAACTGTAACTGAAGCTAAAACTTGACGCTGATAAGAGTTTTGTAAAGGTGGCACGCTAAAGAGAAAATTTTGATATGCCATAGACATTTGTCTAGCGATTTCATCAATAGGAACACTACCAGGACTTGTTCCTAAACCGGGAATAGCGACTATATTAATTTGCTTATGTAAACAATTACAATAATATCTATTATGTTGACGAATAGCTAATAAAGTAGACCATAGAGCTTGATAAACATGATCATTGCCAGCTATGGAAATTTGCATTCTTAAAGTGGGAACATGAGCTATAAAAGGATGTAAAGGATGATTTGTTTCGACAATTAATGATGTACCTATGGGTTGATCTCCTAAATATTCTGCTTGAATACGATTTTGTATAACCTGTTCAACATCGTGACCAAAAAATTCTAAGATAGCTGTATCAGTCTTATTTGTGGCTGATTTTAATGAACTGGCCGCAGTGACTATACAATCAAAAAAAGGCAATTTGTCAAAAGTTCCATGAATGATTTCTACGTTGGGTAAACCTTCAAAGTAGTCAGCAAAGGTTCTACATAAAAAGTTTTTGGTGTCTAATAAAATTAGTTTTAATGGGATGTCATAACCCCAGGTTTTACAGGTATCTCTATTCGTGATTTTGGTTTTATAATTTGATTTATTAATTAGAAAA from Okeanomitos corallinicola TIOX110 includes the following:
- a CDS encoding thioredoxin domain-containing protein, with product MLIIFKNLQIWVTISLICLFLSWSFPAQADIKIDPKLEQQVLEIIRQNPKAIIESVQVYQQEQQQKVQQKRQSFLQDLRRNPQAIIGDSPTTGAKQFQTVLLEFSDFECPYCAEAQKTLKSLLAKYPNQLTLVYKNFPLVQIHDQALPAAKAAYAAEQQGKFWQYHDALFANQEKLGESLYLDIAKNLNLDLEQFKRDRNLADTAIQKDIQLANTLGLSGTPSFIINGKNVSGLVKLSEIEGILTVDK
- a CDS encoding DUF2887 domain-containing protein — encoded protein: MHTDTIFYQIFLTFHTLLFELLGEPTENAVGYEFTSVEVKEKAFRFDGIFMPDNVEKPIYFVEVQFQNKPEFYWKLITEINIYLNQYKPKQDWQAVALFAKRSLDVAELTNYQQELVNNGRIKRIYLDEIPSGSIGMGLIELIVSKENQAPELVKNLMNRTKTEIANNTEREGIIDLLETVLLSKFSQLTRQEIEVMFLVNDIKQTKVYQEAKQEEATNLLLRQLSKRFGKLTDSYIQTISNLTIEQLEDLGEALLDFGNINDLDEWLKSQT
- a CDS encoding DNA polymerase III subunit alpha; translated protein: MSFVPLHIHSDYSLLDGASQLPELVDQAISLDMQAIALTDHGVMYGAVELIKICRSKTIKPIIGNEMYILNGDIEKQDRKRPKYHQVVLAKNTKGYKNLVKLTTISHLQGFQGKGIFARPCINKDLLKQYHEGLIVTSACLGGEIPQAILSNRPEIARRIAKWYKEVFGEDFYLEIQDHGSQEDRIVNVEIVKIARELGIKFIATNDSHYISCFDVEAHDALLCIQTSKLITEDKRMRYSGTEYLKSAAEMKLLFRDHLPDDVIEEAIATTVEVADKVEPYHIMDDPKIPTPDIPSGHTPDTYAEEVAWQGLLERLNRKSRNEVEQVYKERLEYELKMLQKMGFSTYFLVVWDYIKFARDNNIPVGPGRGSAAGSLVAYAMKITNIDPVHHGLLFERFLNPERKSMPDIDTDFCIEKRDQVIEYVTKKYGADRVAQIITFNRLTSKAVLKDVARVLDVPYSESDKMAKMIPVVRGKPTKLKVMISDDTPEPEFKARYDNDANVRHWIDMAMRIEGTNKTFGVHAAGVVISAVPLDEIVPLQRNNDGSVITQYFMEDLESLGLLKMDFLGLRNLTLIQKTIDLIEESKGYKIDPDEITGQERKAQHILAKGQHSTLPKEVQKAYSLLESGDLEGVFQLESSGMKQIVRDLKPSNIEDISSILALYRPGPLDAGLIPKFINRKHGREEIEYDTGILEPILNETYGIMVYQEQIMKIAQDMAGYSLGQADLLRRAMGKKKVAEMEKQKEKFIDGSTKNGVKKQVAEQLFADMLKFAEYCLSYETEILTVEYGFLPIGEIVEKQIECNVFSVDKNGNIYTQPIAQWHHRGVQELYEYCLDDGSKIRATKDHKFMTTAGEMLPIDEIFERGLDLLQVPNLPT
- a CDS encoding Hpt domain-containing protein; this encodes MNPQEFKKIIGYFITESQEHLQTIYTGLSDLQNTINNQEELDAMFRATFSMKGGSAMLGFTRMQKIVYYLEDCLKLLHYPIIADQSLQTLFLEIYDVIKRLVDEINTHEGLTEKKVNDITKNIDHIYNILNSHLLFLINKSNYKTKITNRDTCKTWGYDIPLKLILLDTKNFLCRTFADYFEGLPNVEIIHGTFDKLPFFDCIVTAASSLKSATNKTDTAILEFFGHDVEQVIQNRIQAEYLGDQPIGTSLIVETNHPLHPFIAHVPTLRMQISIAGNDHVYQALWSTLLAIRQHNRYYCNCLHKQINIVAIPGLGTSPGSVPIDEIARQMSMAYQNFLFSVPPLQNSYQRQVLASVTV